Sequence from the Arcobacter sp. CECT 8986 genome:
TTGAAGGAACGATAACAGCTTCACCATCTTGAGTTTCACCTCTAATATCAGCAACTTCTGTTGGAGCTGGTAAATACATTGCAACAGCGTCAAGTAAAGTTTGAACACCTTTGTTTTTAAATGCAGTACCACAAGTCATAGGAGTAATAGTCATAGCTAAACAACCAGCTTTAAGACCTGCAACGATTTCTTCTTCAGATAATTCACCCTCTTCAAAGTATTTTTCCATTAACTCTTCAGATGACTCAGCTGCAGCTTCAATCATTCTTTCTCTATACTCTTCTGCTTTTTCTTGTAAATCAGCTGGAATTTCTTCTACATGGTAGTGAGAACCCATAGCTGCATCTTCATCCCAAACGATAGCTTTCATTTGTACTAAATCAACTACACCTTGGAAGTTATCTTCTGCACCAATTGGTAATTGAATTGGCACTGGATTAGCTTTTAATCTTTCTTTTACTTGTTTTTCAACATTATAGAAATCTGCACCAGTTCTATCCATTTTATTAACGAATATCATTCTTGGTACTCTATATTTGTTTGCTTGTCTCCAAACAGTTTCAGATTGTGGTTGAACCCCACCTACAGAACAAAATACTGCAACTGCACCATCAAGAACTCTCATAGATCTCTCAACTTCAATTGTAAAGTCAACGTGACCTGGAGTGTCAATAATGTTTACTTGTAGTTTTTCGTTAGTTTTTGGGTGTGGCCAGAAACAAGTTGTAGCAGCAGAAGTAATTGTAATACCTCTTTCTTGCTCTTGTTCCATCCAGTCCATAGTTGCAGCACCATCGTGTACCTCACCAATTTTGTGAGATACACCAGTATAGAATAAAATTCTTTCTGTAGTAGTTGTTTTACCTGCATCAATATGTGCTGCAATACCAATATTTCTAACTCTATTAAGTGGTGTTTTTCTAGCCATAAATTATTCCTACCATCTATAGTGAGCAAACGCTTTATTAGCTTCTGCCATTCTATGCATATCTTCTTTCTTCTTGAAAGAAGCCCCTCTTTCGTTAGCTGCTTCGAATAGCTCATTAGCTAATCTTTCTACCATAGTTCTTTCATTTCTTTTTCTAGATGCATCAACTAACCATCTAAGTGCTAAAGTTTGTCTTCTTACAGCTCTAACTTCAACTGGAACTTGGTAAGTAGCTCCACCAACTCTTCTAGATTTTACTTCTAAAAGTGGTTTTACATTTTCAATTGCTTTTTCAAATAATTCAATACCAGATTCTTCACCTCTAGCATCTAAGTTTGCAATTGCACCGTACATAATTTTTTCAGCTACTGATTTTTTACCATCAAGCATAATTGTATTAATAAATTTAGTGATCACTTTACTATTGTAGATAGGATCAGCCATAATTTCTCTAACTGGAGCTTTTCTTCTTCTCATTATCTTATCCTTCTACTTATTTCTTAGGTCTTTTAGTACCATATTTAGATCTTGCAACAGTTCTGTTTGCAACACCAGCAGTATCTAAAGCACCTCTAACGATGTGATACTTAACCCCAGGTAAATCCTTAACTCTTCCCCCTCTAACTAATACGATAGAGTGTTCTTGTAAGTTGTGACCCTCACCACCGATATATGAAATTACTTCAAATCCAGTTGTTAATCTAACTTTTGCAACTTTTCTTAAAGCCGAGTTAGGTTTCTTTGGAGTAGTAGTATATACTCTTGTACATACACCTCTTCTTTGTGGACATTTGTCTAATGCTGGTGATTTAGACTTTTTAATCACCTTTTTTCGCTCTTTTCTAATAAGCTGATTAATAGTAGGCATTCTTTCCCTTTATTTTAATTGGTTTGAGCAATTAAAGCAATGCTCATGCTTCTCGCTTGACATCAACACAAAGTTGATACGATACTACCATTCTAGGAAACATGTAAGTTTTCTAAAAAAGTTCGTGATTATACTTAAGTAGAACTTAGAGTATCCTTAGTTGTTCCTTAATAAAAAACTATTACTTTACTTTAAGTTGGTAATAAACTATTATTACTATAATTCGCAAAAAATTTAAAGTAAAGTAGTTTATATATGATGACAAAACAGTTATTTCCTTTAGCCTTAGGAGGTTTAGGAATCGGTACAACAGAGTTTGTAATAATGGGACTTTTACCAGATGTTGCAAATGATATTGGTGTTAGTATTCCAGTTGCGGGACACCTTATTTCAGCATACGCATTTGGAGTAGTTATTGGAGCTCCTATTTTAGTTGCACTTAGTGCAAAATTTCCACCTAAAAATGTTTTAATTGCATTTATGCTTTTATTTACATTTTTCAATTTTTTATCAACTATTGCTCCTGATTACAATACTCTTATGATGTCAAGATTCTTGAGTGGTTTACCACATGGTGCATTTTTTGGTGTTGGAACAGTTGTTGCTTCTAAACTTGCAAAAGAGGGGAAATCAGCCCAAGCAATAGCAACTATGTTTACAGGTCTGACAATTGCAAATCTTGCAATGGTTCCTTTTGTTACTTATATAGGTCATAATTTTCATTGGAGATATGCATTTGCTATTGTTTCTTTGATTGGATTGTTTACTATTTTATTTTTATATAGAAATTTACCAAAACAAAAAGTTTTAAGAACAGTTACATTTAAAGAGGAGTTAGAGTTCTTTAAAACAGTAAAAGCTTGGCACATACTTACAATTGTTTCTATTGGTTTTGGAGGATTATTTGCTTGGTTTAGTTATATTGCACCTTTATTAACTAATGTTTCAAATTTTGATAAAGGAAGTGTTTCTTATTTAATGATTGTTGCAGGTGCAGGAATGGTTGTAGGAAATATTCTAGGGGGAACACTTGCAGATAAAAAAGACCCAATAAAAGTATGTATGTTTTTACTATTTTGTTTGGTTATTGCTCTTTTATTAGTATTTTTATTATCATCTTCAAAAATTATATCTGTAATACTTGTTTTTGTTTGTGGAACACTTGCTATGTCAATTGGGGCACCTATTAATATGGTTATGCTAAATAGTGCAAAACACTCAGCAATGTTGGGAGCTGCATTTTTACAAGCAGCATTTAATATTTCAAACTCTTTGGGTGCATTTTTTGGAGGTCTTCCACTATTTTTTAAATTAGATTATAATTATCCTTCTTTAGTAGGAGCTTCAATGGCAATTATTGGAGTACTATTATGTATGTTATTTATAAGAAACTATAATGAAAAGGATAAATCATTCAACTAAAATATAAATGCCTAGGAGAAGGTGAGAATATAGTTTTTATTCTACATGAACTTATGGGTGATTGTAGAAATTATGAAGCTACTTTAAAATATTTAGATACAAAAAATTATAAATACTTTTTTATTGATTTAAGAGGATATGGACTTTCAAAAGATATTTTAGGTGAGTATAACTGCAAAGAAGCAGTTAATGATATTTTAAATCTTATAAAACTAAAAGAATTAAAAAAAATCACTTTGTTAGGTCACTCTATGTCTTCTTTGATTGTTCAAAAATTTGCAATAGATTATCAAGAGTATTTAAATAAAATCATTTTAGTTACTCCTGTTTTAGCAAGTGGAGTTAAAATGAAAGAAGAAGATAAACAAAAACTTCTTAATGATATGCAAAATGATAATAAAATAGAAGATATAGTAGAAGCTGCAAATAAAAGATACAATCAAACTTGGAATGATTATAGAATAAAATTAGCATATAGTTCATCAACACTTGAAGCAAGAGTTAATTATATGAAAATGTATCTAGAAGAAGATTTTTCAAATGAAGCTTCTAATATAAAAATACCAGTAAAAGTGATAGTTGGAAAATATGATTTTCCAGTTTTTTCTAAAATAGTTATAAAAAAAGCTTTTGAGAAATGGTATAAAGATTTAGAGATATTTGAAATAGAAGATGCGGGACATTATCCTATGGTTGAAACACCTGTATTATTTGCTTCAAAAATAGAAGAGTTTTGTAAATAACTCTTCTATAAAATTAAAGCTTTTAAACTCTTAACAGTAAATAATCTTAATTGTTCTGATTTTTGAGCTTTCAACTCAGTTGAAAAACCTGCTTTTGAAAAAAGTACAACAATATCTGGATTTACATCTAAAGATTCACAACTATCTATAAATGAATGCAATTGTTTTGTTTTTATTTTTTGATTATTATATTTACATAAAGAAACTATTGTTTTATCATCTTTTGTTTTAGCAACTATTTGAATTTCATCATTTGATTCATTCCAAAAACTTCCAACTGTTTTAATATCATCTTTATAAAACTCTTTAATATACTCTTGGCAAAGTTGTTCAAAAATCAAATCCATAAATTGCATCTGATGATTACTAAACTTTTCAAAAAACTCATCATAATTATTTTTAGAAATACCTCGGTATAAAGGTGAAATAAAAGCAAACCAAAATCTTAAAAAAGGTGTAGTAAAAATAAACTTATTATATTTATCATTTAATTTTTCTTGCTCTTTAGAAAGTTCAAGAGGTTCTTGTTTCTCAATCAACTCCATATCTTCCAAATCTAACATTGACTCGTAATCAAAATCAAACTCTAAATTTGCTCTTTTAAATGTAGTTGAAACTCTTCCATCACCTAAAGCAATTCCTGTTAATAACTTATGATAAATAGAGTCATTTTTTGTTAACTCTTCTATTTGTTTTTGTATTTTGTCATAATCTTTTAAAATATGTCTAGTTATTAAAGTTCCAAGTGGTTTTGTTGTGTCAACTTTTATATCAAGACCACCAAATACAGCAAAATAATTTACTGCTGTTTCCATATCTTTTGGAGAGTTCTTTTCACAAAAGATTTTAAACTGTTCTTTTAATGTTTTTGTTTTTAGTATAATTTTAAAGCCTTTTTATATATTTGCACGATATTTTTGAAAAAACATATTTAACTGATTTGCAAAACTTTGTGCATCTTTTTGTGTAAATGGTGCTGGTCCTTTTGTCACTTCACCACTATCTCTTAGTTCTTGCATCAAATTTCTAATTGCAAGATATTGTTTGATATTATCTTGTGTGTACAATTCACCTCGATGGTCAATCGCATGTGCTTTTTTCTCTATTACTCTATTTGCTAGTGGAATATCAGCTGTTATTACTAAATCATCATTTTTTAATAACTCAACAATTTTATTATCAGCCTCATCTGCACCTTGTTCTACTATTAAGTAGTTAATCAATGAAGATTTACCTATATCTATTTTTTTATTTGCAATAACATAAGTTTGAATACTTAATTTATTTATCGCTTTAAAAACAATTGGTTTTAATAAATTAGGAAAAGCATCACCATCAATATATAAAGTTATCATAAAATTTCTTGAACCCTACCTACTTGACCATCTTGTAATCTTACTTTTATTCCATGAGGATGAAAAGCTGAATTAGTTAAAATATCTTTAACAACACCTTTCGTAAGTTTTCCGCTTCTTTGATCTTTTTTTAAAACAATATTTACACTTTGTCCTTGTTTTATATCAAATCTTTTTTTATTATCCATCTTTATACTTTTATTTATAAGCTAAAATTTCTTTTGAGAAACCTACATTATAAAAGAATATAATTTTAAACAGTAGTGAAATTTTTATGTCCTCTTCATTTGAAGAATCAATAATACTTATAGAGAAACCTTGACCTTCAACTTCACTTTTAGGCTTAATTTCAATTTCTACTGGTTTTAAAGCTTTCATCATATTGATAGTATTTTTTTTCGCTTTTGGTTTAATATTTTCCATAAATTCACTATCTTTTTCTTCTAATTTCATAGTTTCATATAGTGATACTAAAGTATCTTTATATATTTTTTTGTTCCAAGATATTCTACCTTTTGAGTAGTGATAAGCAGAACTTTTATTTAATAATGGATTCTCTTTTTCTTTTTTAATATCTTCTATTAGTTGTAAAAAGAAGTTAACACCACCAAGACTATTTGCAAAATCTTTTATTGTAGTATTTAAATACTCTTTTGTTTGTTCATCTAAATCTTTAAATTTCATTTTACCCCGATTGTTTTTTTAATGAAAGTATACCTAAATGTTTATTGTTTTACTTTCTTATTGATGTAGCAGTTAAAAAAATATAGTTTTTACCAGTCAATGTAACTCTAAATTTTTTTTGTTGAAGATACTTTTTACAAAACATTGCATCTTTATATAAAACAGACATTTCTGAAAATGAATAGTTTTTTGGCATTGCTCCATAAACCATAGCACCATCATACCATCTACAATTTGGAAAACCAAGAATCATAGCTGCATCTTTTTTTAAATATTTTTGAACTATATTCATCAAAGTCTCATTAAAATTTAGATTTGAACTTTGCAATGTTCCAATAGAGATAATCAAATCAAACGTTCCTAAGTCTAACTCTTCTAACTTATTTATATCCCATGCATAAAAACTTACATTTTTATATTCACTAAATTTAGTTTTGGCATAATCAATGGCACTTTTACTATAATCAATTCCTACAAGTTCTAACTCTTCAAAGTTTTCACACAATTTTTCAATAACTTCAAACTCTCCACCACTATTTACACCAAGATTTAAAACTCTTTTTCTTTTTTCTATTTTTGTATTTTTCAGACAACTTATATAATTTAATAAAAAATCAGGCTCTTCATTTTTATTTATTTTTGAAAAAGATGATGTTATCCCATATTTTTCTTCACTATTATCATCTTTGTGAAAAGACTCTTTTTTATTTAGTTTTTTAAATGTTATTTCAATTAATTTTTCATCTAAATATTTTGGCATTAGCATTTTACAGTTAAGTATTGAAGCTAAATCTACAAAAGAGTACAAACTTCTATATGTAAACTCTTGATTATCTAAAATAAGTTTTTCTCCTGCATAAACTCCATCTTTTATATCTGGATTTAGTGCATAAAAACTTATTTGTTCTTTTTGTTCTAGTTGTGTAAGTAAGGTATTATATATTTCAAACATAAGTTTATTTGAAAAATCTTGCATTTGTTCTCTTTATTTTTTATATAGATTATATAAAATTTATCTATATTTCAATATTAAAGTAGTCCCTTAGCACCTCTGCTCTATTTTCTAAACTTATTTCCCAAACTCTTTTTTCTTTATCTTTTTTATAAGTCATTGTCTCATCTGTTAAAGTTACTCTTCCATCTTCTAATGCTTTAGTAACCAATAAAGGCGCATGATTAGAAAACTGTTGATAATTTTTTGTATTTTCAAAAACACAAGAAAAATCACTAACTTCTCTTTTTTCTTTTGTAAAGATATATCTTGTTTGCCAACTTCTGTATTTATGATTGTACATAAGAGCAAACTCTTCTTCATTTATTTTTTTTAGTTTATACTCTATTCCTTCACTTTTTACAATTGTATCTTCACCTAAACAAAGAGGAACTCTTACATTTTGTCCATTTGCAACATCAACTAAATACTCTTTATTTTCAATTCTAACTAAAAGTGCCAAATGAGGATAATCTGCACCAATATAAGTAATATCTTCAACTTTAGCAAATATCATTTGTACATCAAAACCTAAGTTTTTTAATAAATACATAAATAAAGTATTTGACTCATAGCAAATTCCACCACGATTATTACAAACTATTTTTTCGTAAATTTTTAAGATATTTACAGAAAACTCTTTTTTAAAAACAAAGTCAAGATTTTCATAGGGTACATTTAATATATAAGATTCATGTAGTTTTGTTAGATTTTCTATGCTTGTATCTATTTTTGATGGCTCATCAAAAATTTCTATTCTATTTAATATTTTTTCTATTTCCATAAAACAACCTTTATTTAAAACTCTATTATATAAATTTGAATAAATATAAAACTTAAATAAATAAAGATTGAAATTTCTTAAATTTTTTCTAAACCATTCTCATTTAGTTTATAAACTGTTGGTGCTAATTTTTCAATAAAACTTTTGTGATGAGATACTATAATCATTGATTTTTTTATTGAATTTAATATATCTATAATTCTTTTTTCTGCATTTGAGTCTAGTGCATTTGTAGGTTCATCTAAAAGTAAAATTTTTGGTTGTGTGATTAAAATTCCAGCAAGTGCAACAATTTTTTGTTCACCACCACTTAATTCTAAAATAACTCTATTTTTTAAATGTGAAATTCCTAAATCTTCAAGCATCATAACTGCTTTATGATATGCTTCTTCTTTATTCATTCCTTTTGCTCTTAAATTAAACATAACATCTTCAATAACAACGGGACATAAAAAATAATCATTTACATCTTGTGGCAAATACCCAACATCACTTCTAAAATTTTTATACTCTTTTTTTGAATGTATAGGATTATGAAATAATTGAAGTTCACCATCATAAGAGTATTGTAATCCTGCAATTATTTTAAGTAAAGTACTTTTCCCTGCACCATTTGCACCAATAATTGCTACTTTTTCTTCATGTCCAACACTTAAATCAATATTTGAGAAAAGTTGTCGATTTTCATTTTTATATGAAACTTTTTTTAGTGTTATTGAACAGCTCATAATATTACCTTTGTAACAATAACAAGTAAAATTAAAAGTAGTAAAATTTTATCTTTACTTGTTATTATAAATTCATCGTTTAAATATATTTTTTTATTAAATCCTCTTGTAATAAAAGACTCTTTTAATTTATAGGATTTTCTAATAGATTTAATAAAAAGCATTCCTAAAATATTTCCGAAAGTATAATATGTAAAAAGATTTGTTTTAGCTTGAAATCCTCTTGCTCTTAGTGTACTTTTTATACTTTTAAAATCATTTGTAAGATTATCAATCATCTTTAGTGTGAAATAAGTAGTTGATATAAAACTATCTGGAAATTTCAAAAGATTAAAACCCCTTACAATATCATAACCTTTTGAATTATAAAAAATTGAGATATTAAATAAAATAATCATATTAGTTCTAATAAATATATTTATTGCTTCTTGGGGTTGATTTTCTATATATAAAACAATACTCAATGCTAAAATAAATGAGTTTAAAAAAACTAATGTTTTGAAGATTTTTAAAATATGTGATTTATTATAAAATAAAATTAAAGCAATTGGGAATAAGTAGTAAATTTCATAAGAGGTAAAACTTACTACACTTGAAAATAAAAATGCGCAAATCAAAGAGATTGCAGGGGAGAATATCATTTCTTAACTCTTTTTAAAAAATAAAATATTCCCACAATTACAAGTAATGCAAATATAATTTTTGCAAAATTTAAATACTCAAGTTCTTGCTCTAAAAGTTTTACTTTTGCTTTTAATCTTTCATTCTCTTTTTGTAAATCAGATTTAACAATAGCCTTTTTCTCTTTTTGCTCTTCTATTGTAGTTTGTTCTTCATTTAAAGAAATCTCTTCTCTTGCAATGTGTCCACCCATAGCATCAACAATAACAACAAATTTTTTATTTTTTATATCTAAATTTGCTTCACCATCTTTGTTTGTTTTTAGTTGATTCAAGATTTTTCCATCTGGTGATTTTACTTTTACATCACAATGTTGACATCCATTTCCATTTGCAAAATATGCATTTATATATAAAGTTCCATCTTCATAATCTGTAAATAGATTTAATTTATGAGCAAATAAAGAAGCACTCAATAAACAAAATATTACTAATAATCTCATATGTTATACTCTTTTAATAAACTTGGCATTGATTTTTTTATATACATTAATAAAAATAGAGTAATTATACCTTCTAATATCATTGCAGGAATATTTGCAGCAATTACAGCATATGATGCAATTGCATATTCACTTTTTGCAAATAACAGCACTAAAGCAAGAAGAATTGTGGCAAAAAATACACCTAAAAAACCAATCATAAAAAATTTAACTTTTTCACTAAATCTTTTTAAAATCCCTAATTTTAATATAATATAGGTTAAATATGCAGGTAAAGCCATCACAATGATATTTGCTCCTAATGAAGTTACTCCACCATAACCTAAAAGAGTAGCTTGTAAAATCAAAGCAATTGCAATAGGTAAAAAACTCATACTTCCTAAAAATGCACCAATTACACCAACTAAAATAAGATGAATTTGTGTAGGGCCTAAAGGAATATGAATAAAAGAAGCGATAAAAAAAAGTGCACTCATAGCTGCACATAAAGATATATCTTTATTTTTCATCTTTTTTAGTGAATATGCACACATACCAATAGCTGCAACACCTAATGTCGCAGCTACTTGTACACTTAAAACTCCGTCTGATATATGCATTTTAACCTCTTATTAATAAGCTTTTATCCAAAGTAAAGCACCATTTTCAATAGGATATTCTTTACCTTCATGCATTTTTGTTCCCTCTTCAATTAAAGCAGCAAATCCCCACCAACCTTTGTGGTTCATAACAAAAGAGAAGTTTCCATTTTCATCTGTTTTTACAACTTGTGTTATATGAGAATCTGTTGGAGCTTTTAATTTAAACCCATTATATAACTCAACTTCTACCTCAACATTTGCAGCTGGTTTTCCATTATGTAATACTTTTCCAGTAAATATATTTCCAGCATACAAACCAAATGGTTTACTCATTGGAACAATTTCATATTTTAATCCAATTGGTTCATCCCATCCCTCTTCTAAACCATAAGCACTTACAATTACTTTTGGAACATGAGATATAAACTTTGCTTCTGCTGGTTCAAAATATGGTTGAGGAACTGTAAAAAATTTGTAAACACCTGGTTTTTTTATTTTATAGTTAGTTTTCCATGCTTGATGGTCAAATTTAGTAAAACTTTTTAAAGGTAAAGGATTTTTCGTACTATTTACATAAATACCAACTGGTTTTACCATTTGCATACCATTTTGCTCAAAAGGGTGAATGAACATTGATTTTATCTCTATATTTGCTTGCTTTTTACTTGTTACATTATCTGTACTTGGTGTCATCATAAGAAAATGTGCATTTGCAAAAATAGCTAAAGATGAAAGAAGAACTAATATTTTTTTCATAATAAACCTTTGTTTTTGTTTATTATAAAGATATTAGTGTTAGATGATTATAAGTTTTTAATGTTCTTATGTATTTTTAGTACAAAAGAGACTTAAAATATAGTCTCTTTTAAAATTCTTGAACAAATTCTGCTGCTTCTCTTTGTGCAATTGAGATAGCTTCATTGAATTTTTGAGATTTAACAATAGGTAGCATAAGACCTTTTTTCTTGTGTTCTCTAATTTTATAAATACCTTCATCATTTCTTGAAGCATAATAATCATTGAACTCTTCAGTATAAGGCATATCCCAAACAATTGCACCTTCTGTTGGACAGGCTTCTGCACATCTTGGAGCATCTGCATGCTCAACACATTCAACACAACTTTCAGGTTTTACATAAAAATAGTCTTCATTTGGGTTCTTTTCATTACCCTCTTCTAAAATCGCTGCAACAGGACATTCACTTGCACAAGCTTCACAACTAATACACTCATCAGTAATTCTAACTGCCATAACAAATCCTTCTTATAAATTTATATTATTATAGATGCAAAAACTATTCCACTATTTATTTATCTCATTATATTTCACTTGTTTTGTTGTTTTTGATTTTTGTTTTGTATTTATTATTGTTACTTCACTATTACCTTGTACATAATCTTTAGTAATAATACAAGTTTCAACTTTATTATCTGATGGAATCATATATTGTAAAGGAAAGATAAATTTTTCGATAATTCCTCTAAGTCCTCTAGCACCTACATCTTTTTCCACAGCAATTTGGGCAATTTCATCTAAAGCATCATCTTCAAACTTTAACTCAACTCCATCTAATTCAAATAGTATTTCATACTGCTTAATAATCGCATTTTTAGGCTCTTTTAATACTCTTACTAAATCATCTTTTGTAAGCTTATTTAACTCAGCAACCACAGGAATTCTTCCGATAAATTCAGGTATTAATCCAAAAGATATTAACTCTTTTGATTCTATTTCTTTATAGTATTCATGTTTTGAGTCTTCATTTAAAAATCCCATAACAGCAGATTTTTCTTTCTCTTTGTCTTTTCTAATTCCAACAAAAGCTCCACCACAA
This genomic interval carries:
- the rpsG gene encoding 30S ribosomal protein S7, which gives rise to MRRRKAPVREIMADPIYNSKVITKFINTIMLDGKKSVAEKIMYGAIANLDARGEESGIELFEKAIENVKPLLEVKSRRVGGATYQVPVEVRAVRRQTLALRWLVDASRKRNERTMVERLANELFEAANERGASFKKKEDMHRMAEANKAFAHYRW
- the rpsL gene encoding 30S ribosomal protein S12, which codes for MPTINQLIRKERKKVIKKSKSPALDKCPQRRGVCTRVYTTTPKKPNSALRKVAKVRLTTGFEVISYIGGEGHNLQEHSIVLVRGGRVKDLPGVKYHIVRGALDTAGVANRTVARSKYGTKRPKK
- a CDS encoding MFS transporter, giving the protein MTKQLFPLALGGLGIGTTEFVIMGLLPDVANDIGVSIPVAGHLISAYAFGVVIGAPILVALSAKFPPKNVLIAFMLLFTFFNFLSTIAPDYNTLMMSRFLSGLPHGAFFGVGTVVASKLAKEGKSAQAIATMFTGLTIANLAMVPFVTYIGHNFHWRYAFAIVSLIGLFTILFLYRNLPKQKVLRTVTFKEELEFFKTVKAWHILTIVSIGFGGLFAWFSYIAPLLTNVSNFDKGSVSYLMIVAGAGMVVGNILGGTLADKKDPIKVCMFLLFCLVIALLLVFLLSSSKIISVILVFVCGTLAMSIGAPINMVMLNSAKHSAMLGAAFLQAAFNISNSLGAFFGGLPLFFKLDYNYPSLVGASMAIIGVLLCMLFIRNYNEKDKSFN
- a CDS encoding alpha/beta fold hydrolase, which gives rise to MVFILHELMGDCRNYEATLKYLDTKNYKYFFIDLRGYGLSKDILGEYNCKEAVNDILNLIKLKELKKITLLGHSMSSLIVQKFAIDYQEYLNKIILVTPVLASGVKMKEEDKQKLLNDMQNDNKIEDIVEAANKRYNQTWNDYRIKLAYSSSTLEARVNYMKMYLEEDFSNEASNIKIPVKVIVGKYDFPVFSKIVIKKAFEKWYKDLEIFEIEDAGHYPMVETPVLFASKIEEFCK
- a CDS encoding DUF234 domain-containing protein; the protein is METAVNYFAVFGGLDIKVDTTKPLGTLITRHILKDYDKIQKQIEELTKNDSIYHKLLTGIALGDGRVSTTFKRANLEFDFDYESMLDLEDMELIEKQEPLELSKEQEKLNDKYNKFIFTTPFLRFWFAFISPLYRGISKNNYDEFFEKFSNHQMQFMDLIFEQLCQEYIKEFYKDDIKTVGSFWNESNDEIQIVAKTKDDKTIVSLCKYNNQKIKTKQLHSFIDSCESLDVNPDIVVLFSKAGFSTELKAQKSEQLRLFTVKSLKALIL
- a CDS encoding YaiI/YqxD family protein, with translation MTLYIDGDAFPNLLKPIVFKAINKLSIQTYVIANKKIDIGKSSLINYLIVEQGADEADNKIVELLKNDDLVITADIPLANRVIEKKAHAIDHRGELYTQDNIKQYLAIRNLMQELRDSGEVTKGPAPFTQKDAQSFANQLNMFFQKYRANI
- a CDS encoding YwbE family protein, coding for MDNKKRFDIKQGQSVNIVLKKDQRSGKLTKGVVKDILTNSAFHPHGIKVRLQDGQVGRVQEIL
- a CDS encoding methyltransferase domain-containing protein, with the protein product MQDFSNKLMFEIYNTLLTQLEQKEQISFYALNPDIKDGVYAGEKLILDNQEFTYRSLYSFVDLASILNCKMLMPKYLDEKLIEITFKKLNKKESFHKDDNSEEKYGITSSFSKINKNEEPDFLLNYISCLKNTKIEKRKRVLNLGVNSGGEFEVIEKLCENFEELELVGIDYSKSAIDYAKTKFSEYKNVSFYAWDINKLEELDLGTFDLIISIGTLQSSNLNFNETLMNIVQKYLKKDAAMILGFPNCRWYDGAMVYGAMPKNYSFSEMSVLYKDAMFCKKYLQQKKFRVTLTGKNYIFLTATSIRK
- a CDS encoding arylamine N-acetyltransferase family protein, whose product is MEIEKILNRIEIFDEPSKIDTSIENLTKLHESYILNVPYENLDFVFKKEFSVNILKIYEKIVCNNRGGICYESNTLFMYLLKNLGFDVQMIFAKVEDITYIGADYPHLALLVRIENKEYLVDVANGQNVRVPLCLGEDTIVKSEGIEYKLKKINEEEFALMYNHKYRSWQTRYIFTKEKREVSDFSCVFENTKNYQQFSNHAPLLVTKALEDGRVTLTDETMTYKKDKEKRVWEISLENRAEVLRDYFNIEI
- a CDS encoding energy-coupling factor ABC transporter ATP-binding protein, which codes for MSCSITLKKVSYKNENRQLFSNIDLSVGHEEKVAIIGANGAGKSTLLKIIAGLQYSYDGELQLFHNPIHSKKEYKNFRSDVGYLPQDVNDYFLCPVVIEDVMFNLRAKGMNKEEAYHKAVMMLEDLGISHLKNRVILELSGGEQKIVALAGILITQPKILLLDEPTNALDSNAEKRIIDILNSIKKSMIIVSHHKSFIEKLAPTVYKLNENGLEKI
- a CDS encoding energy-coupling factor transporter transmembrane component T family protein, producing MIFSPAISLICAFLFSSVVSFTSYEIYYLFPIALILFYNKSHILKIFKTLVFLNSFILALSIVLYIENQPQEAINIFIRTNMIILFNISIFYNSKGYDIVRGFNLLKFPDSFISTTYFTLKMIDNLTNDFKSIKSTLRARGFQAKTNLFTYYTFGNILGMLFIKSIRKSYKLKESFITRGFNKKIYLNDEFIITSKDKILLLLILLVIVTKVIL
- the cbiM gene encoding cobalt transporter CbiM — encoded protein: MHISDGVLSVQVAATLGVAAIGMCAYSLKKMKNKDISLCAAMSALFFIASFIHIPLGPTQIHLILVGVIGAFLGSMSFLPIAIALILQATLLGYGGVTSLGANIIVMALPAYLTYIILKLGILKRFSEKVKFFMIGFLGVFFATILLALVLLFAKSEYAIASYAVIAANIPAMILEGIITLFLLMYIKKSMPSLLKEYNI
- a CDS encoding DUF4198 domain-containing protein encodes the protein MKKILVLLSSLAIFANAHFLMMTPSTDNVTSKKQANIEIKSMFIHPFEQNGMQMVKPVGIYVNSTKNPLPLKSFTKFDHQAWKTNYKIKKPGVYKFFTVPQPYFEPAEAKFISHVPKVIVSAYGLEEGWDEPIGLKYEIVPMSKPFGLYAGNIFTGKVLHNGKPAANVEVEVELYNGFKLKAPTDSHITQVVKTDENGNFSFVMNHKGWWGFAALIEEGTKMHEGKEYPIENGALLWIKAY
- a CDS encoding 4Fe-4S dicluster domain-containing protein; this encodes MAVRITDECISCEACASECPVAAILEEGNEKNPNEDYFYVKPESCVECVEHADAPRCAEACPTEGAIVWDMPYTEEFNDYYASRNDEGIYKIREHKKKGLMLPIVKSQKFNEAISIAQREAAEFVQEF